The following proteins are encoded in a genomic region of Planococcus lenghuensis:
- the recN gene encoding DNA repair protein RecN: MLRELDIRNFAIIQELSVGFTDGLTVLTGETGAGKSIIIDAVQLLAGGRGSQEFIRHGAKKAEIEGLFSLETDSHPVFSKLEEFGIPHEDGDILLRREINDKGKTVCRVNGKLVTIAILREVGAALIDIHGQHETQELMDEKKHIRLLDQFAGSRLDQAKESYTKTYDNYMKLKREFSSYNENEQQIAQRIDLLTFQLDEINAAGLQPGEEETLLADRKRLQNFTRIYEGLSQAYEAIQGESKGLDWIGNAMSELEHAAAVDDEFQETAESLSGAFYQIQDTATVVKRSLDSMEFDPERLNEIEDRLSAIQSLKRKYGASIKEILQYADKQADELDRLVNRDKRIQLDQERLSQLAADLTVEAEELTVLRKKTAKELESAIMEQLTALHMGKAAFQVQFDELPEGKFDRNGRDAISFRISTNVGEPLKALTKVASGGELSRMMLALKTIFSRHQGITSIIFDEVDTGVSGRVAQAIAEKIAAISMHSQVLCISHLPQVAAMADQHLFIEKKVEQERTVTSVEELDGAERTKEMSRMLSGAEITELTLQHAEELLTLADERKSGMRAAAGTM, from the coding sequence ATGCTCAGGGAATTGGATATACGGAATTTCGCAATTATCCAGGAGCTGTCTGTCGGATTCACAGACGGGCTGACCGTGCTGACAGGTGAAACAGGAGCCGGTAAATCGATCATCATCGATGCGGTCCAGCTGCTGGCCGGCGGACGCGGCAGCCAGGAATTCATCCGCCACGGTGCGAAAAAGGCGGAAATTGAAGGATTGTTCTCACTCGAGACGGACAGCCATCCGGTATTCAGTAAACTGGAGGAGTTCGGCATTCCGCATGAGGACGGCGATATCCTGCTCCGCCGGGAAATCAATGACAAAGGGAAAACGGTCTGCCGGGTGAACGGCAAGCTCGTCACCATCGCGATTTTGCGGGAAGTGGGGGCGGCCCTCATTGATATCCATGGCCAGCATGAAACGCAGGAACTCATGGATGAAAAAAAGCACATCCGGCTGCTTGACCAATTCGCCGGTTCACGGCTGGACCAGGCGAAGGAAAGCTATACGAAGACGTACGATAATTACATGAAACTGAAGCGGGAGTTTTCTTCCTATAATGAGAACGAACAGCAGATCGCCCAGCGTATCGATTTGCTGACATTCCAGCTGGATGAGATAAATGCGGCCGGCCTTCAGCCGGGCGAAGAAGAAACGCTGCTTGCTGACCGCAAGCGGCTGCAGAACTTCACGAGAATCTATGAAGGCCTGTCGCAAGCCTATGAAGCGATCCAAGGGGAATCCAAAGGGCTGGACTGGATCGGCAACGCCATGTCGGAACTTGAACATGCGGCAGCGGTCGATGACGAGTTCCAGGAGACCGCCGAATCGCTCTCCGGTGCCTTTTATCAGATTCAGGACACAGCAACCGTCGTCAAACGCTCACTGGATTCCATGGAATTCGATCCCGAGCGGCTGAATGAAATCGAAGACCGGCTATCAGCGATCCAGTCACTCAAGCGGAAATACGGGGCTTCAATTAAAGAGATCTTGCAATATGCGGACAAACAGGCCGATGAACTTGACCGGCTTGTCAATCGGGATAAACGGATTCAGCTGGATCAGGAACGGCTGAGCCAATTGGCGGCGGATCTGACCGTTGAGGCGGAAGAACTGACCGTGCTCCGGAAAAAGACAGCGAAAGAGCTGGAGAGCGCCATCATGGAGCAATTGACGGCTCTTCATATGGGAAAAGCGGCATTTCAAGTGCAATTTGATGAGCTGCCGGAAGGCAAATTCGACCGGAATGGACGGGACGCCATCTCGTTCCGGATTTCAACAAACGTCGGAGAGCCGTTGAAGGCGCTGACGAAAGTGGCATCCGGCGGCGAACTATCCCGGATGATGCTTGCCTTGAAAACCATTTTCTCCCGGCACCAAGGCATCACCTCCATCATTTTTGATGAAGTCGATACGGGCGTGAGCGGCCGGGTGGCTCAGGCGATTGCCGAGAAGATTGCAGCCATCTCCATGCATTCCCAAGTATTGTGTATTTCTCATTTACCGCAAGTGGCCGCTATGGCAGATCAGCATTTATTCATCGAGAAAAAAGTGGAACAGGAGCGGACTGTGACTTCTGTGGAAGAATTGGACGGTGCGGAACGGACAAAAGAAATGAGCCGCATGCTGTCCGGGGCAGAAATTACCGAATTGACGCTGCAGCATGCCGAGGAGCTGCTGACACTGGCAGACGAGCGGAAGTCAGGCATGCGGGCGGCAGCCGGAACGATGTGA
- the dxs gene encoding 1-deoxy-D-xylulose-5-phosphate synthase, producing the protein MDLLSITSPAFVKKLDHKQLEQLSADVRRFLIENLSKTGGHIGPNLGVVELTIALHRVFNSPQDKIIWDVGHQAYVHKILTGRAGQFETLRQFKGLCGFPKRNESSHDVWETGHSSTSLSAAMGMAAARDIKNESNHVIPVIGDGALTGGMALEALNHIGHEQTNMTVILNDNEMSIAPNVGALHNVLGRLRTAGKYNKAKDELEDLLKKVPAVGGKLAQTAERVKDSLKYLLVSGVFFEELGFTYLGPIDGHDFEDLEANLEYAKKVEGPVLLHVITKKGKGYQPAENDKIGTWHGTGPYKTDTGDFEKSAAKAPSWSGLIAETVRKLARTDGRIVAITPAMPVGSKLEGFASEFPNRMFDVGIAEQHATTMAAGLATQEMKPFLAIYSTFLQRAYDQMLHDVSRQNLNVFIGIDRAGLVGADGETHQGVFDIAFLRPLPNMVIMMPKDENEGQHMVKTAIDYNDGPIALRYPRGNGVGVPMDTELKALPIGSWEVLEKGTDAVILTFGTTIPLAQEAAEQLRRDGISAEVVNARFIKPMDTAMLHNIMKRGVPVLTIEEAVLEGGFGSGVLEFASDNGYDSAVIDRLGIPDQFIEHGSVKELLAEIGLTSTEAADRIRSHVSPKRKSGFKAL; encoded by the coding sequence ATGGATCTTCTATCGATAACTAGCCCGGCTTTTGTCAAAAAGCTGGATCATAAACAGCTGGAACAGCTCAGCGCCGATGTTCGGCGCTTTCTGATTGAAAACCTCTCCAAAACCGGCGGCCATATCGGTCCGAATCTTGGCGTGGTGGAACTTACCATCGCCCTGCATAGGGTGTTTAATTCTCCTCAGGATAAAATCATCTGGGATGTCGGCCATCAGGCATATGTGCATAAAATACTGACGGGCCGTGCCGGGCAGTTTGAAACGCTGCGTCAGTTCAAAGGACTATGCGGATTTCCGAAGCGCAATGAGAGCAGCCATGATGTCTGGGAAACCGGCCATAGTTCCACGTCGCTGTCGGCGGCAATGGGGATGGCGGCGGCGCGCGACATCAAAAACGAAAGCAATCACGTGATTCCGGTCATTGGAGACGGCGCGCTGACCGGCGGTATGGCGCTTGAAGCGCTGAATCATATCGGTCATGAACAGACGAACATGACCGTCATTTTGAATGACAATGAAATGTCGATCGCGCCGAATGTCGGCGCGCTTCACAACGTACTCGGCCGCCTTCGCACAGCCGGCAAGTACAATAAAGCCAAAGATGAACTGGAAGATTTGCTGAAAAAAGTACCGGCTGTCGGCGGAAAGCTGGCACAGACAGCTGAACGGGTAAAAGACAGCCTGAAGTATTTGCTTGTTTCCGGCGTGTTTTTTGAAGAGCTCGGGTTTACGTATCTCGGACCGATCGACGGCCATGATTTCGAAGACCTTGAAGCGAACCTGGAATATGCCAAAAAAGTGGAAGGACCTGTCCTTCTGCATGTCATTACGAAAAAAGGCAAGGGCTATCAGCCGGCTGAAAACGACAAAATCGGCACATGGCACGGAACCGGGCCCTATAAAACAGATACCGGCGACTTTGAAAAATCAGCGGCTAAAGCACCATCGTGGAGCGGGCTTATTGCAGAAACTGTGCGGAAACTTGCCCGCACTGACGGGCGAATCGTGGCAATCACACCGGCAATGCCGGTCGGTTCCAAGCTTGAAGGGTTTGCTTCCGAATTCCCGAATCGCATGTTTGACGTCGGGATTGCCGAACAGCATGCCACAACAATGGCGGCAGGACTCGCTACCCAGGAAATGAAACCGTTCCTGGCGATCTATTCGACCTTCCTTCAGCGGGCTTACGACCAGATGCTGCATGATGTCAGCCGGCAGAATCTGAACGTCTTCATCGGCATTGACCGGGCTGGATTGGTCGGAGCAGACGGAGAAACCCATCAGGGCGTGTTTGATATTGCGTTTCTGCGCCCGCTGCCGAATATGGTGATCATGATGCCGAAAGATGAGAACGAAGGGCAGCACATGGTTAAAACAGCGATTGATTACAATGACGGCCCGATCGCTCTCCGGTATCCGAGAGGAAACGGAGTGGGTGTGCCGATGGATACGGAATTGAAAGCTTTGCCGATCGGTTCATGGGAAGTGCTTGAAAAAGGGACGGACGCTGTGATCCTGACGTTCGGCACAACGATTCCTTTGGCGCAAGAAGCGGCTGAACAGCTTCGGCGGGACGGCATTTCAGCGGAAGTCGTCAATGCCCGGTTCATCAAACCGATGGATACAGCGATGCTTCATAATATCATGAAGCGTGGAGTGCCGGTGCTGACGATTGAAGAAGCGGTGCTTGAGGGCGGTTTCGGAAGCGGCGTTCTGGAATTCGCCAGCGACAACGGTTACGACAGCGCAGTCATCGATCGGCTCGGAATTCCGGATCAATTTATTGAACATGGCAGCGTGAAAGAATTATTGGCTGAAATCGGGCTGACGAGCACAGAAGCGGCGGATCGCATCCGCAGCCATGTCTCTCCGAAGCGGAAATCAGGATTTAAAGCGCTATGA
- the ahrC gene encoding transcriptional regulator AhrC/ArgR yields the protein MNKGQRHIKIRDIISNMEIETQDDLVHQLKSSGYDVTQATVSRDIKEMHLVKVPLQDGRYKYSLPADQRFNPEQKLHRAMTDAFVSINGANHFLVMKTLPGNAHAIGSLIDLLGWEEILGTICGDDTCLIICRTQDEREPLKQRLIEML from the coding sequence ATGAACAAGGGACAGCGTCATATTAAAATACGGGATATCATCTCGAATATGGAAATTGAGACACAGGACGATCTTGTCCACCAGTTGAAATCGTCCGGATACGATGTCACACAGGCAACAGTATCCCGGGACATCAAAGAAATGCATTTAGTGAAAGTGCCGCTTCAGGACGGACGCTATAAATACAGCCTGCCGGCGGATCAGCGGTTCAATCCCGAGCAGAAACTGCACCGGGCAATGACGGATGCGTTCGTCAGTATCAATGGCGCAAATCATTTTCTGGTGATGAAGACATTGCCGGGTAACGCGCATGCCATCGGCTCATTGATCGATCTGCTCGGCTGGGAAGAAATTCTCGGCACGATCTGCGGCGATGATACGTGCCTGATTATTTGCCGGACACAGGATGAACGGGAACCTTTGAAACAGCGGCTTATTGAAATGCTTTAA
- the spo0A gene encoding sporulation transcription factor Spo0A, whose product MSKIRVGIADDNRELAALIKEYVEGHPEMEVSFIAHNGKTCIKHLGEQQVDVLLLDVIMPYLDGIAVLDAIQGDGSLSDLQVIMLTAFGQESVMSQAAENGAAYFMLKPFEMDRLGVQIKHAAKGARTGREAGPSLLDKLITDRVKEIGVPPHIKGYAYLKKAIELGLADPAVLNSVTKVLYPSVAECFGTTAPRVERAIRHAIEVTWNRGDMDQLSKLFGYDAIHLKNKPTNSEFIAMVTDQISSEMGSYR is encoded by the coding sequence ATGAGTAAAATACGGGTAGGAATAGCGGACGATAACCGCGAACTCGCGGCGCTGATCAAAGAGTATGTGGAAGGCCATCCGGAAATGGAAGTCAGTTTCATAGCGCATAATGGGAAAACGTGTATTAAGCACCTGGGGGAGCAGCAGGTCGATGTGCTGCTGCTTGATGTCATTATGCCTTATCTGGACGGCATCGCTGTACTGGATGCCATTCAGGGAGACGGCAGTTTATCCGATCTTCAGGTGATCATGCTGACAGCATTCGGCCAGGAAAGCGTCATGAGCCAGGCGGCGGAAAACGGAGCCGCTTATTTTATGCTGAAACCATTTGAGATGGATCGCCTGGGGGTGCAGATTAAGCACGCTGCAAAAGGGGCACGGACCGGCAGGGAAGCCGGACCGTCTCTGCTCGATAAACTGATAACAGACCGGGTGAAAGAAATCGGTGTGCCACCGCATATTAAAGGCTATGCCTACCTGAAGAAAGCGATAGAACTCGGGCTGGCGGACCCTGCTGTGCTCAATTCGGTTACAAAAGTGCTGTACCCGTCAGTTGCTGAATGCTTCGGAACAACTGCTCCGCGAGTCGAGCGGGCCATCCGCCACGCCATCGAAGTGACGTGGAACAGAGGGGATATGGACCAGCTGTCGAAACTGTTCGGCTATGATGCCATTCATTTGAAGAACAAACCGACCAATTCGGAATTTATCGCGATGGTCACGGATCAGATCAGTTCCGAAATGGGCAGCTATCGCTGA
- the xseB gene encoding exodeoxyribonuclease VII small subunit, whose amino-acid sequence MAENELLFNEAMEQLEDIVRRLEMGDVPLEESLKLYQKGMELSKVCHDKLQHAEKQLVTMMDDGKEVPFSADGDGREA is encoded by the coding sequence ATGGCAGAAAATGAGTTATTATTCAATGAAGCAATGGAACAGCTTGAGGATATCGTTCGCCGGTTGGAAATGGGGGATGTGCCGCTTGAGGAGTCACTGAAGCTTTATCAGAAGGGCATGGAATTGTCCAAGGTATGCCATGATAAATTGCAGCATGCCGAAAAACAGCTGGTCACGATGATGGATGACGGGAAAGAAGTGCCGTTTTCAGCAGACGGGGACGGGCGGGAAGCATGA
- a CDS encoding polyprenyl synthetase family protein — translation MKLTEFRQQKEIAVQEELGRQIQALAIPAVLKESMNYSLQAGGKRIRPILLLAVLEEKGVQHPDALKVACAIEMIHTYSLIHDDLPSMDNDDLRRGQPTNHKVYGEAAAILAGDALLTYSFGLIARLETVPAEDRLRLIDLLSTAAGAEGMVGGQVLDMEGEERKLSLEELEQVHQMKTGALLTYSIVAGAVLAGCPPGEIPVYAAFGRHLGLAFQIQDDILDVTGSSAELGKTAGKDAASDKSTYPGLLTLPKAQEKLVHHAEAAKTALQKLPGDHLLLEQLTDLIVHRTS, via the coding sequence ATGAAGCTGACCGAATTCAGACAGCAGAAGGAAATTGCGGTTCAAGAGGAATTGGGCCGTCAGATTCAGGCTCTTGCGATTCCCGCCGTGCTGAAAGAGTCGATGAATTATTCGCTGCAGGCCGGCGGAAAGCGCATCCGGCCGATTCTGCTGCTGGCCGTTCTGGAAGAAAAAGGCGTGCAGCATCCGGATGCGCTGAAAGTCGCTTGCGCAATCGAGATGATCCACACGTATTCACTCATCCATGATGACTTGCCAAGCATGGATAATGATGATCTGCGGCGCGGACAGCCGACGAATCATAAAGTTTACGGGGAAGCGGCGGCGATCCTTGCAGGCGACGCATTGTTGACCTATAGTTTCGGGCTGATTGCCCGCCTTGAAACCGTGCCGGCAGAAGACCGCCTCCGGCTGATCGACCTGCTCAGCACAGCGGCCGGTGCAGAAGGAATGGTCGGCGGACAGGTGCTGGATATGGAAGGGGAGGAACGAAAACTTTCGCTTGAGGAGCTCGAACAGGTGCATCAGATGAAAACAGGCGCGCTGCTGACCTACAGCATTGTGGCCGGGGCTGTGCTCGCCGGCTGTCCGCCGGGGGAAATTCCGGTGTATGCAGCGTTTGGCCGGCATCTCGGACTCGCCTTCCAGATCCAGGATGACATTCTGGATGTCACGGGTTCTTCCGCAGAACTCGGCAAGACGGCCGGGAAGGATGCTGCGAGCGATAAAAGCACATATCCGGGTCTGCTGACACTGCCCAAAGCGCAGGAGAAGCTCGTCCACCATGCGGAAGCGGCAAAAACAGCGCTTCAGAAACTGCCGGGAGACCATCTGCTGCTGGAGCAGTTGACGGATCTTATCGTGCACCGCACCAGCTGA
- a CDS encoding TlyA family RNA methyltransferase has product MKVKKERVDVLLVERGLCETREAAKRAIMAGIVYTETERLEKPGVKIPADSPLTVKGNASKYVSRGGLKLEKALDVFDVEVQGKLLLDIGASTGGFTDCALQNGARHSYALDVGYNQLAWKMRQDPRVTVMERFNFRHAKPEDFTEGLPEVATIDVSFISLRLILPVLHTVLVPGGDVIALVKPQFEAGKDRVGKKGIVRDPKVHEEVLAVIASFAEETGFGLMDAAYSPITGGEGNIEFLFHLKSGTRSGQAEDRSPESFRRLVTEAHNAL; this is encoded by the coding sequence ATGAAAGTGAAAAAAGAACGGGTGGACGTCCTGCTTGTGGAACGGGGCTTGTGTGAAACCCGAGAAGCGGCAAAACGCGCCATCATGGCAGGCATTGTCTACACGGAGACAGAGCGTCTGGAGAAGCCGGGAGTGAAAATCCCGGCTGATTCGCCGCTCACCGTAAAAGGCAATGCCTCTAAATATGTGAGCCGGGGCGGACTGAAACTCGAAAAAGCGCTCGACGTTTTTGATGTGGAAGTGCAGGGGAAGCTGTTATTGGATATCGGTGCATCGACCGGCGGCTTTACAGACTGTGCACTGCAGAACGGAGCGCGGCACAGCTATGCACTGGATGTCGGCTATAACCAGCTCGCCTGGAAAATGCGGCAGGATCCGCGCGTGACCGTCATGGAACGCTTTAATTTCCGTCACGCCAAGCCGGAAGATTTCACAGAAGGACTGCCGGAAGTGGCCACGATCGATGTCTCGTTCATTTCGCTTCGACTGATTCTGCCGGTACTTCATACCGTGCTTGTTCCGGGCGGGGACGTCATCGCCCTGGTGAAACCGCAGTTCGAGGCGGGAAAGGACCGGGTCGGAAAAAAAGGCATCGTCCGGGATCCGAAAGTGCATGAAGAAGTGCTCGCCGTAATCGCCTCCTTCGCAGAAGAAACGGGATTCGGGTTAATGGATGCCGCCTATTCACCGATCACCGGAGGAGAAGGCAATATTGAGTTTCTTTTTCATTTAAAATCAGGAACCCGTTCCGGACAAGCTGAAGACCGCTCGCCTGAATCATTCAGGCGCCTGGTGACCGAAGCCCATAACGCCTTGTAG
- a CDS encoding DUF2627 domain-containing protein — translation MARFLAFLVLLIPGIMAAAGIKFMRDTLFADLLAPFPALWLQFITGALFLTVSLWFFAGFLLHRDRKRGKVQKRFVK, via the coding sequence ATGGCCAGATTCTTAGCATTTCTTGTCCTGCTTATTCCGGGCATCATGGCAGCGGCAGGGATCAAATTCATGCGAGATACCTTATTCGCCGATCTGCTTGCTCCATTTCCGGCATTGTGGCTGCAGTTCATCACGGGTGCACTTTTCCTGACGGTAAGCCTCTGGTTTTTTGCAGGATTTTTGCTGCACCGGGACCGCAAACGCGGAAAAGTCCAAAAGCGATTTGTGAAATAA
- a CDS encoding DUF2500 domain-containing protein, producing MSDGFSGFLFQSAPIFIAAIFIIVISVIAFMAMKGIVTWSRNNAQPEQVKEAKVATKRTDVRGGGETQARSIYYVTFKTGEGDRLEFRVNGRESGQLIEGDQGELRFQGTRYRGFARKKLIHS from the coding sequence GTGTCAGACGGATTTAGTGGATTTCTTTTTCAAAGCGCCCCGATTTTCATTGCGGCAATCTTCATTATCGTAATAAGTGTTATTGCATTCATGGCGATGAAAGGGATTGTGACATGGTCGCGCAATAACGCACAGCCGGAGCAAGTGAAAGAAGCGAAGGTGGCGACGAAGAGGACGGATGTGCGAGGAGGCGGCGAAACGCAGGCTCGGAGTATATACTACGTCACATTCAAAACCGGCGAGGGGGATCGGCTTGAATTCAGAGTGAATGGCCGGGAGAGCGGACAGCTTATCGAAGGCGACCAAGGAGAACTGCGATTCCAAGGGACCCGTTACCGGGGATTTGCCCGAAAGAAATTAATACATAGTTAA
- the xseA gene encoding exodeoxyribonuclease VII large subunit: MSADSYLSVRALTKYIKRKFDADPYLRDVHIKGELSNVKIHTSGHIYFTLKDNAARLSGIMFAAQANKVKFRPESGMTVLIRGDVTVYETSGQYQLYAQIMQADGIGDYYLAFEQLKEKLAKEGLFEAGRKRRLPRFPKEIAVITAPTGAAVRDIVTTLNRRYPLAKVIIYPTLVQGGQAAASIVGSIQAANRNGHDVIIAGRGGGSIEDLWAFNEEAVARAIVDSRIPVISAVGHETDTTIADFAADLRAPTPTAAAELAVPSRQELLERLLGAKSWLYKQSAARLEQEHKALDRLRSSFPLAHPDRLYRPFIERADRAEDALRRAMQQHLGEQQDGYANLRYKLGRLSPGVKVTGLQQELGYLEKRLSRQMAVLHRERKAQLSGAIRTLDALSPLKIMDRGYSITYLDNELIKSADQAKPGDELEIRLHDGSLKAEVKEKTVKDDKGANQHGRK, translated from the coding sequence GTGAGCGCTGATTCTTATTTATCTGTCAGGGCGCTGACAAAATACATAAAGCGCAAATTCGATGCAGATCCTTACCTTCGGGATGTTCATATAAAAGGTGAACTGTCGAATGTTAAAATCCATACGAGCGGCCATATTTATTTTACGCTGAAAGACAATGCGGCGCGGCTGTCCGGCATCATGTTCGCGGCTCAGGCGAATAAAGTGAAGTTCCGGCCTGAAAGCGGAATGACGGTACTGATCCGCGGCGATGTTACGGTGTATGAAACGAGCGGCCAATACCAATTGTACGCCCAGATTATGCAGGCTGACGGCATCGGGGATTATTACCTGGCATTCGAACAGCTGAAAGAAAAGCTGGCGAAAGAAGGACTGTTCGAAGCGGGACGAAAGAGGCGGCTGCCGCGCTTCCCGAAAGAAATCGCGGTCATTACAGCGCCGACCGGAGCGGCCGTTCGGGATATTGTTACAACGCTGAACCGGCGCTATCCGCTTGCGAAGGTCATCATTTATCCGACACTCGTTCAGGGCGGCCAAGCGGCGGCGTCAATTGTCGGATCCATTCAGGCGGCGAACCGTAACGGCCATGACGTGATCATCGCCGGGCGCGGCGGGGGATCGATTGAAGATCTGTGGGCGTTCAATGAAGAAGCGGTGGCCCGTGCCATCGTGGACTCCCGCATACCTGTCATCTCGGCAGTCGGCCATGAAACGGATACAACGATCGCTGATTTTGCAGCTGATCTGCGGGCACCGACGCCGACTGCCGCTGCAGAACTTGCCGTTCCGAGCCGCCAGGAGCTGCTTGAACGGCTCCTGGGCGCGAAGAGCTGGTTGTATAAGCAATCGGCTGCCCGACTTGAGCAGGAGCACAAAGCGCTCGACCGGCTCCGATCTTCTTTTCCGCTCGCGCATCCCGACCGGCTGTACCGGCCGTTCATCGAGCGGGCAGACCGGGCAGAAGATGCATTGAGACGCGCGATGCAGCAGCACTTGGGCGAACAGCAGGACGGATATGCCAATTTACGTTATAAGCTGGGGCGCCTGTCACCCGGCGTGAAAGTGACCGGCCTGCAGCAGGAACTTGGCTATTTGGAGAAGCGGCTCAGCCGCCAGATGGCGGTGCTGCACCGAGAACGGAAAGCTCAGCTGTCCGGAGCGATCCGGACGCTCGACGCCCTCAGTCCGCTTAAAATCATGGACCGGGGCTATTCCATCACTTATTTGGACAATGAATTGATCAAAAGTGCCGATCAGGCGAAACCAGGAGACGAGCTGGAGATCCGGCTGCATGATGGTTCCCTGAAAGCGGAAGTGAAAGAAAAAACAGTAAAAGACGATAAAGGAGCGAACCAGCATGGCAGAAAATGA